From the genome of Populus alba chromosome 10, ASM523922v2, whole genome shotgun sequence, one region includes:
- the LOC140956026 gene encoding serine carboxypeptidase-like 50: MVEFLVKKSKVLLYQGHFYLGDGVVSAEAWVRTMEWEGSGKYLMAERKAWKVKGVLAGYVHKWGSFSNTAAVEAGHLVPTDQAVHSPAMMEDWVLDKGVFAIVQGEDSASDFRVAVGNQ, from the coding sequence ATGGTGGAATTCTTGGTTAAGAAGAGTAAGGTGTTGTTGTATCAAGGGCATTTTTATTTGGGAGATGGAGTGGTTTCTGCTGAGGCCTGGGTTAGGACGATGGAATGGGAAGGGTCAGGGAAGTACTTGATGGCTGAGAGAAAGGCATGGAAAGTGAAAGGAGTGCTTGCTGGGTATGTGCACAAGTGGGGGAGTTTTAGCAATACTGCGGCGGTGGAGGCTGGGCATCTTGTCCCTACTGACCAGGCAGTGCATTCTCCGGCAATGATGGAGGATTGGGTCCTAGACAAGGGGGTCTTTGCTATTGTGCAAGGAGAGGATTCTGCGTCAGATTTCAGGGTTGCCGTCGGAAATCAGTAG
- the LOC118046382 gene encoding uncharacterized protein has product MPMLYHGLKERLKIQKLRRVVSYTGFYCFVAVMSYAYTTNTTRAGYSRGDQFYAAYPAGTELLTDATKLYKAALGNCFESEEWGPIEYSIMAKHFERQGKSPYAYHAQYMAHLLSHGQLDGNG; this is encoded by the exons ATGCCGATGCTCTATCATGGGTTAAAAGAAAGATTAAAGATTCAAAAGCTTCGCAGAGTCGTTTCTTATACTGGTTTCTATTGCTTTGTTGCTGTCATGAGCTATGCTTATACAACCAATAC AACTAGAGCTGGATATTCTAGAGGTGACCAATTCTACGCAGCTTATCCTGCTGGGACTGAGCTTTTAACTGACGCCACCAAG CTATATAAAGCTGCACTTGGCAATTGCTTTGAATCAGAGGAGTGGGGTCCAATTGAGTACTCCATCATGGCCAAGCACTTTGAACGCCAGGGGAAATCGCCATATGCCTATCATGCA CAATATATGGCACACCTCCTTTCTCACGGACAGCTTGATGGAAATGGCTAG
- the LOC118046383 gene encoding mitogen-activated protein kinase 17, whose translation MLDRDFFTEYGEASQYEIQEVVGKGSYGVVASAIDTHTGERVAIKKMNNVFEHVSDATRILREIKLLRLLKHADIVEIKHIMLPPSPREFKDVYVVFELMESDLHQVIKLNDDLTPEHHQFFLYQLLRGLKYIHTGNVFHRDLKPKNILANADCKVKLCDFGLARVSFTNAPSAIFWTDYVATRWYRAPELCGSFSSKYTPAIDIWSIGCIFAELLTGKPLFPGKNVVHQLELITDLLGTPAADTIARVGNEKARKYLSSMRKKQPIPFSKKFPDVDRSALCILERLLAFDPKDRPSAEEALADLYFDGLADKEQEPSRQPISKLEFEFERRKLTRDDVRELIYREILEYHPEMLKEYLQGTDQTHFVYPSGVDRFKEQFAHLEEGDGKSDRNSPHHRKHATSLPRERICTADETENTAKRSTSSLSRATKQSPQKSQATEELQSANRNAVAMQTSSTKPKCSPRTLLKSDSICASASVGLIANDRQVHAL comes from the exons ATGCTTGACAGAGATTTTTTCACCGAGTATGGAGAAGCAAGCCAGTATGAAATTCAAGAAGTAGTCGGGAAAGGAAGCTATGGCGTTGTCGCATCCGCCATAGATACTCACACGGGAGAGAGAGTTGCTATCAAGAAGATGAACAATGTCTTTGAGCATGTCTCTGATGCTACTCGGATTCTACGTGAGATCAAGCTGCTTCGGCTGCTTAAACACGCTGATATCGTAGAAATCAAACATATTATGCTCCCTCCTTCTCCAAGAGAGTTTAAAGATGTTTATGTTGTGTTTGAGTTGATGGAATCTGACCTTCATCAAGTTATCAAGTTAAATGACGATCTCACTCCTGAACATCATCAGTTTTTCCTGTACCAGCTTCTTCGCGGTCTCAAATATATACATACAG GAAATGTGTTTCATCGAGATTTGAAGCCCAAAAATATTCTGGCTAATGCAGATTGTAAAGTAAAGCTTTGTGATTTTGGGCTGGCTCGTGTGTCATTTACTAATGCTCCTTCTGCTATTTTTTGGACT gaTTATGTGGCAACTAGATGGTACCGTGCCCCTGAACTCTGCGGCTCGTTTTCCTCCAAG TACACTCCTGCCATTGATATTTGGAGCATAGGATGCATATTTGCAGAGTTGTTGACGGGGAAAcctttatttcctggaaaaaatGTGGTGCATCAATTGGAACTCATAACTGATTTGCTTGGCACTCCTGCTGCTGATACAATTGCACGA GTTGGGAATGAAAAGGCTAGGAAGTATTTGAGTAGCATGAGGAAAAAGCAGCCAATTCCTTTCTCTAAAAAATTTCCAGATGTAGACCGATCAGCTTTATGTATACTTGAGCGGTTGCTGGCATTTGATCCTAAAGACCGTCCATCTGCTGAAGAG GCTTTAGCTGATCTGTATTTTGACGGGCTAGCAGATAAGGAGCAAGAACCTTCTAGACAACCCATTTCAAAACTTGAGTTTGAATTTGAAAGGAGGAAATTGACAAGAGATGATGTGAGAGAGCTAATTTACAGAGAG ATTTTGGAGTATCATCCAGAGATGCTGAAGGAGTACCTTCAGGGCACAGATCAGACTCACTTTGTGTATCCAAG TGGAGTTGATCGATTTAAGGAACAATTTGCTCATCTCGAGGAAGGAGATGGTAAAAGTGATAGAAACAGCCCCCACCACAGGAAGCATGCAACATCCTTGCCTAG GGAGCGAATCTGCACAGCTGATGAAACCGAGAATACTGCAAAGCGCAGTACATCTTCTCTTTCTCGTGCAACTAAGCAGAGCCCCCAAAAGTCGCAAGCTACTGAAGAACTACAATCTGCTAACCGAAATGCTGTAGCCATGCAGACCAGCTCTACCAAACCCAAGTGTAGCCCACGTACTCTGTTGAAAAGCGACAGCATTTGCGCGTCAGCATCTGTGGGACTAATTGCAAATGATCGCCAGGTACATGCTCTCTGA